One Spinacia oleracea cultivar Varoflay chromosome 4, BTI_SOV_V1, whole genome shotgun sequence DNA segment encodes these proteins:
- the LOC130471866 gene encoding uncharacterized protein produces MIEQKVALKLWKPLLISKDVSISHLFYADDVFLFGKTTTHNIDTMKDTLEEFRKMSGLKVNFAKSSVIFPKKMDFNVRNSIKQNCNLNDSTSFGKYLGSNISSLKLKKNDFYDLLDKTTSKIRGWQAKLLNMEGRCTMIKSVLNAYHLYAMQICILPATVTNELESKYRYLKYSNFLDCNQSNSSSPIWKDILKGRDIIKKGMIISIGNGIDTSLWYHHWIQHLLPNSICDLILAMPLSNISPKSDSLRWTLDKSGSFSIKSSYHSTYVARNMSCSIQICWKKLCKIGVPYKYTMLLWNLCHSILPVADVLARKLPGLNPICVGCFDSVENHLHLFRECSSTSTLWSMIFQHQGQFFDLDFNLFYSKNWDEWITYNISGSSQ; encoded by the exons ATGATTGAACAAAAAGTAGCCTTAAAACTGTGGAAACCCCTGCTTATCTCTAAAGATGTTTCTATTTCCCACCTTTTTTATGCTGAtgatgtttttctttttggtaaaACCACTACTCATAACATTGACACTATGAAAGATACCCTTGAAGAATTTAGGAAAATGTCAGGGCTGAAGGTCAACTTTGCTAAATCTTCTGTTATCTTCCCAAAAAAAATGGATTTCAATGTTAGAAACTCTATCAAACAAAATTGTAATCTCAATGATTCAACCAGTTTTGGTAAATATCTAGGGAGTAACATTTCTTCTTTAAAGCTGAAAAAGAATGATTTCTATGATCTCCTAGACAAAACTACTAGTAAAATAAGGGGATGGCAAGCCAAACTCCTAAATATGGAAGGGAGATGTACTATGATCAAATCTGTTCTAAATGCCTACCATCTTTATGCTATGCAAATTTGTATTCTTCCAGCTACTGTCACTAATGAACTTGAATctaaat ATAGATATCTTAAATACTCAAACTTCCTTGACTGCAACCAATCTAATTCCTCTTCTCCAATATGGAAGGATATTCTTAAAGGTAGAGATATTATAAAAAAGGGTATGATAATTAGCATTGGAAATGGAATTGACACTTCCTTATGGTATCACCATTGG ATCCAACATCTCTTACCCAATTCCATTTGTGACCTGATACTTGCCATGCCTTTGTCAAACATTTCCCCTAAGTCTGATAGCTTAAGATGGACCCTAGATAAGAGTGGCTCCTTCTCTATTAAAAGTTCTTATCATTCCACTTATGTTGCTAGGAATATGAGCTGTTCTATCCAAATTTGCTGGAAAAAACTTTGTAAAATTGGAGTACCTTACAAATACACAATGCTCTTATGGAACCTTTGTCATTCTATCTTGCCTGTAGCTGATGTTCTTGCTAGGAAATTACCTGGCTTAAATCCTATCTGTGTTGGATGTTTTGACTCGGTTGAAAATCATCTTCATCTCTTTAGGGAGTGCTCAAGTACTTCAACTCTTTGGTCTATGATTTTCCAGCACCAAGGACAGTTCTTTGATTTAGATTTCAACTTGTTCTATTCAAAAAACTGGGATGAATGGATCACCTATAATATTTCAGGCTCATCTCAATGA
- the LOC110799777 gene encoding uncharacterized protein, which produces MGVDYYKILGVDKNANDDDLKKSYRKLAMKWHPDKNPTNKKEAEAKFKQISEAYDVLSDPQKRAVYDQYGEEGLKGGVPPPDAAGGATFFSAGDGPTSFRFSSRNPDDIFAEFFGFSGPFGAAGGGGGGGGGGMRGSRFSSGMFGNDIFGNFAENGGGGDHPMHFQSTPRKAPPIESKLPCSLEDLYKGTTKKMKISREIADASGKTMPVQEILTIEIKPGWKKGTKVTFPEKGNEQPGISAADLVFVIDEKPHKVFTRDGNDLVVTEKISLVEALTGYTVHLTTLDGRNLTIPINNNVIHPNYEEIVQKEGMPLPKEPSKRGNLRIKFDIKFPTRLTSEQKAGVKKLFGQS; this is translated from the exons ATGGGGGTTGATTATTACAAAATTTTAGGGGTTGATAAGAACGCTAATGATGATGATTTGAAAAAATCTTACAGAAAATTAGCTATGAAGTGGCACCCAGATAAGAATCCGACTAATAAGAAGGAAGCCGAAGCTAAATTCAAGCAGATTTCTGAGGCTTATGAT GTTTTAAGTGATCCCCAGAAGAGGGCAGTTTATGATCAGTATGGAGAAGAAGGCCTCAAGGGTGGAGTACCACCACCAGATGCCGCTGGTGGTGCGACATTCTTCTCAGCCGGAGATGGGCCTACTTCGTTCCGGTTCAGTTCACGAAACCCGGAtgacatatttgctgaattctTCGGGTTTTCAGGCCCGTTTGGTGCTgctggtggcggtggtggtggtggtggcggtggcaTGAGAGGCTCTAGGTTCTCAAGTGGTATGTTTGGTAATGACATTTTTGGAAATTTTGCTGagaatggtggtggtggcgacCACCCAATGCACTTTCAAAGCACTCCTCGGAAGGCACCACCTATTGAGAGCAAATTGCCTTGCAGTTTAGAAGACCTATACAAGGGGACTACTAAGAAAATGAAAATTTCAAGAGAGATTGCTGATGCGAGTGG GAAAACTATGCCTGTACAAGAAATTCTAACCATTGAAATAAAGCCTGGGTGGAAGAAGGGAACAAAGGTTACATTCCCTGAGAAAGGAAACGAGCAGCCAGGAATATCCGCAGCAGATTTAGTATTTGTAATTGATGAGAAGCCACACAAGGTGTTCACTCGAGATGGCAACGACTTAGTTGTTACTGAGAAGATATCATTGGTTGAAGCATTAACAGGTTACACTGTCCATCTAACAACCCTTGATGGCAGAAATCTTACTATCCCTATCAACAATAATGTTATTCATCCAAACTACGAGGAAATTGTCCAAAAGGAAGGAATGCCTTTACCAAAAGAACCAAGTAAAAGGGGAAATCTGAGGATCAAGTTTGACATCAAGTTCCCTACTCGGTTGACCTCTGAACAGAAAGCCGGAGTTAAAAAACTATTTGGTCAATCATGA